One window of the Shewanella cyperi genome contains the following:
- a CDS encoding YicC/YloC family endoribonuclease, translating to MIQSMTAYARIEHKASWGNASWEIRSVNQRYLETYLRLPEQFRSLEPVLRDKLRKRLNRGKVEVNLRYELAEDSGAELNLNQPLARKLLAAADWLKQEAGSGEISLTDILRWPGVIATAEQDMDTISTELLQAFDTAIDQFIEARGREGSAIKEMLLTRLDGVEAQIALVRAHMPKVMEWQREKLTSRLAEIKAELDPARLEQELVLLAQKQDVAEEMDRLEAHVNEARRILKKGGSEGRRLDFMMQEFNRESNTLASKSINSEVTAAAVELKVIIEQMREQIQNVE from the coding sequence ATGATCCAAAGCATGACAGCCTATGCTCGTATTGAGCACAAAGCCTCCTGGGGCAACGCCTCCTGGGAGATCCGCTCGGTCAACCAGCGTTACCTTGAGACCTACCTGCGCCTGCCCGAGCAGTTCCGCAGCCTGGAGCCCGTGCTCAGGGACAAGCTGCGCAAACGCCTCAACCGCGGCAAGGTGGAAGTCAATCTGCGCTATGAGCTGGCCGAAGACAGTGGTGCCGAGCTCAACCTCAACCAACCATTGGCCCGCAAACTGCTGGCGGCCGCCGACTGGCTCAAGCAGGAAGCCGGCAGTGGTGAAATCAGCCTCACCGACATACTGCGCTGGCCCGGCGTTATCGCCACAGCCGAGCAGGACATGGATACCATCAGCACCGAGCTGCTGCAGGCCTTTGACACCGCAATCGATCAATTTATCGAGGCTCGCGGCCGCGAAGGCAGCGCCATCAAGGAGATGCTGTTGACCCGCCTTGACGGGGTCGAAGCCCAAATCGCCCTGGTGCGAGCTCACATGCCGAAAGTGATGGAATGGCAGCGGGAAAAACTCACCAGCCGTCTCGCCGAGATCAAGGCCGAGCTGGATCCCGCCCGCCTGGAGCAGGAACTTGTGTTGCTGGCCCAGAAACAGGACGTTGCCGAAGAAATGGACAGACTCGAGGCCCACGTCAATGAGGCCCGCCGTATCCTCAAAAAAGGTGGCAGTGAAGGGCGTCGCCTAGACTTTATGATGCAGGAATTCAATCGCGAGTCGAACACCCTGGCCTCCAAGTCCATCAATTCAGAAGTCACGGCCGCCGCGGTGGAACTCAAGGTCATCATCGAGCAGATGCGCGAACAGATCCAGAACGTGGAATAA
- the pyrE gene encoding orotate phosphoribosyltransferase — MKAYQREFIEFALERNVLRFGEFTLKSGRTSPYFFNAGLFNTGRDLARLGRFYAAALMDAGIDYDLLFGPAYKGIPIATTTAVALAEHHDVDVPYCFNRKEKKDHGEGGTLVGSELKGKVMLVDDVITAGTAIRESMEIIQANGATLAGVLIALDRQEKGKGELSAIQEVERDFGCSIVAIIKLEDLIAYLAEKPGREQELAAVRAYREQYGI; from the coding sequence GTGAAAGCCTATCAGCGTGAGTTTATTGAGTTTGCCCTGGAGCGCAATGTACTGAGATTCGGCGAGTTTACCTTGAAGTCGGGTCGTACCAGCCCCTATTTCTTCAACGCCGGCCTGTTCAATACCGGTCGCGATCTGGCCCGTCTGGGACGTTTTTATGCGGCGGCGCTGATGGATGCCGGCATAGATTACGATTTGCTGTTTGGCCCGGCCTACAAGGGTATTCCCATCGCGACTACCACTGCTGTGGCCTTGGCCGAGCACCATGATGTGGATGTGCCTTACTGCTTCAATCGCAAGGAAAAGAAAGACCACGGCGAAGGTGGCACCCTGGTGGGCAGCGAGCTCAAGGGCAAGGTGATGCTGGTGGACGACGTGATCACCGCAGGTACCGCCATCCGCGAATCCATGGAAATCATCCAGGCCAACGGCGCGACCCTGGCCGGTGTGCTTATCGCCCTCGATCGTCAGGAGAAGGGCAAGGGTGAGTTGTCCGCCATTCAGGAAGTGGAGCGGGATTTTGGTTGCAGCATAGTGGCCATTATCAAGCTTGAAGACCTGATTGCCTATCTGGCCGAAAAGCCCGGCCGGGAGCAGGAACTGGCGGCCGTTCGTGCCTACCGTGAGCAATACGGCATCTAA
- a CDS encoding alpha/beta hydrolase family protein codes for MHRLICALLLGLSTASYAMTQEETFARPSQYSNVKLSPDGTYLSAIMINEGKAKLVILDTETLNFKHAVFFPGNAQVGDYEWVNGERIVLAKEYLKGWSDVPQYYGELFAVNADGSKATYLFGYNNGQQQTGSHLKKNTAINATAFILDPLKNDKKNMLVKAFSWNTSGPLLETPADVYKVDVYRGIRRKITTAPISYAEFLPDDEGDVRFVSGIDRNNKTQVYYREDGDWLQSKNLDLQLKNFRPLSFADSGDVIYAAGTESGQTQGIYRIDLKKGEKTKIIQDAKVDPDKYWINGQTKQLYAIEFADGYPTYAFVNPEDERAKLMKNLLTALPGHQVRIVSEDDKGELMVIAAFNDRNPGDYYLFNSKTNKLRYLVSVNNAVDPEKMAEVRPFKVIARDGTQVQAYLTIPPGSEGKSLPLVVNPHGGPHGPRDYWAFDPQNQLLASNGIAVLQVNFRGSGGYGETFESAGYRKWGSDIQYDIIDATQQLIAEGTADKNRICIVGGSFGGYSALQSSILAPDLFKCAVSFAGIYDLEMMFEEGDVQQRASGRAYLKDVLPKDKATLQAMSPVHNVDKLKAKLLLVHGGKDERAPIEQFEALEDALKARNYPYQTLVMDNEGHGFYNETHRAKYYSELLLFLKANLKL; via the coding sequence ATGCACAGACTTATCTGCGCCTTATTGCTGGGCCTCAGTACGGCATCATATGCAATGACACAGGAAGAGACTTTTGCCCGTCCCAGCCAATATTCTAATGTTAAATTATCACCAGACGGCACCTACTTGAGCGCTATCATGATCAATGAAGGCAAAGCTAAGCTGGTGATTTTAGACACGGAGACACTTAATTTTAAACATGCCGTATTTTTCCCTGGAAATGCACAAGTCGGCGACTACGAATGGGTCAATGGTGAGCGCATCGTTTTGGCAAAAGAGTACCTTAAAGGATGGAGCGATGTGCCTCAGTATTACGGCGAACTTTTTGCGGTCAATGCAGATGGCAGCAAGGCCACCTATTTATTTGGCTATAACAATGGCCAACAACAAACAGGCTCTCACCTGAAGAAGAATACGGCCATCAATGCCACGGCTTTTATTCTTGACCCATTAAAAAATGATAAAAAGAACATGTTGGTCAAAGCCTTTTCCTGGAACACTTCCGGACCGCTTTTAGAAACACCAGCCGATGTCTACAAAGTGGATGTCTACCGTGGCATCAGACGTAAAATTACTACAGCCCCAATCAGTTACGCCGAGTTTTTACCAGATGATGAGGGTGATGTCCGTTTCGTCTCGGGTATTGATCGCAATAATAAAACCCAAGTCTACTACCGGGAGGATGGGGATTGGCTCCAGAGCAAAAACTTGGATTTGCAATTGAAAAACTTTCGGCCTTTGTCATTTGCTGACAGCGGAGATGTCATTTATGCCGCAGGTACTGAATCAGGTCAAACGCAGGGAATATATAGAATAGATCTGAAGAAAGGCGAAAAAACTAAGATCATTCAGGACGCAAAAGTCGATCCGGATAAATACTGGATTAATGGCCAAACCAAGCAGTTGTACGCCATTGAATTCGCTGATGGTTATCCCACCTATGCGTTTGTAAACCCGGAAGATGAACGGGCCAAGTTGATGAAGAATCTGCTTACCGCACTTCCCGGGCACCAAGTGCGAATTGTCAGCGAAGATGACAAAGGTGAGTTGATGGTGATCGCCGCCTTTAATGATCGTAATCCCGGTGATTACTACTTGTTTAACAGCAAGACCAACAAACTGCGCTATCTGGTCTCAGTCAATAATGCCGTGGATCCAGAGAAGATGGCCGAGGTTAGACCCTTTAAAGTTATTGCCCGGGATGGCACTCAAGTTCAGGCTTACCTGACCATTCCACCCGGATCGGAAGGGAAAAGCCTGCCCTTGGTGGTCAACCCCCATGGTGGTCCCCACGGTCCCAGGGATTACTGGGCATTTGATCCACAGAACCAATTGCTGGCCAGCAATGGCATAGCGGTTCTGCAAGTCAATTTCCGAGGCTCGGGAGGATATGGTGAAACGTTTGAATCAGCAGGTTACCGCAAATGGGGTTCTGACATTCAATATGACATCATTGATGCCACTCAACAGTTAATTGCAGAGGGCACCGCAGATAAGAATCGTATCTGTATCGTGGGAGGAAGCTTTGGCGGCTACAGTGCCCTGCAAAGCTCTATTCTGGCCCCGGATCTGTTCAAGTGCGCGGTAAGCTTTGCCGGCATTTACGACCTGGAAATGATGTTTGAAGAGGGTGACGTACAGCAACGGGCGTCCGGCCGAGCATACTTGAAGGACGTTCTTCCCAAGGACAAGGCCACCTTGCAAGCCATGTCTCCGGTGCATAACGTTGACAAGCTCAAGGCAAAGCTGCTGCTGGTGCACGGTGGCAAAGATGAACGAGCCCCAATAGAGCAATTCGAAGCTCTGGAAGATGCGTTGAAGGCCCGCAATTATCCGTATCAGACCCTGGTGATGGATAACGAAGGCCACGGTTTCTACAATGAAACCCACAGGGCCAAGTATTACTCGGAACTTTTGCTGTTCCTTAAAGCCAACCTCAAGCTCTAA
- the folE gene encoding GTP cyclohydrolase I FolE translates to MAITEAAIQVQSALLEHGLETPMVPCGLSSEERKSKIEEHMKAILSLMSLDLRDDSLADTPRRIAKMYVDEIFSGLDYQNFPKITVIDNKMGVDEMVRVQDISLTSTCEHHLVTIDGMATVAYLPRKKIIGLSKINRIVRFFSQRPQVQERLTQQILVALQTLLETKDVAVKIDAVHYCVKARGVMDSTSSTTTTALGGIFKSNPATRAEFLQKSR, encoded by the coding sequence ATGGCAATTACCGAAGCAGCAATTCAGGTTCAATCAGCACTGCTGGAACACGGCTTGGAAACCCCCATGGTTCCCTGCGGTCTCAGCAGCGAAGAGCGCAAGAGCAAGATCGAAGAGCACATGAAGGCCATTTTGAGCCTGATGTCTTTGGATCTGCGTGATGACAGCCTGGCCGACACTCCCCGCCGTATCGCCAAGATGTATGTGGACGAAATTTTTTCCGGTCTCGATTACCAAAATTTCCCCAAGATCACCGTCATAGACAACAAGATGGGCGTGGACGAAATGGTGCGGGTGCAGGACATCAGCCTGACCAGTACCTGCGAACATCATTTGGTGACCATAGACGGCATGGCTACCGTGGCCTACTTACCGCGTAAAAAGATCATCGGTCTGTCTAAGATCAACCGCATAGTGCGCTTCTTTTCCCAACGTCCCCAGGTGCAGGAGCGGCTGACCCAGCAAATTCTGGTGGCTCTGCAGACCCTGCTGGAAACCAAGGATGTGGCGGTCAAGATTGATGCCGTGCATTACTGCGTTAAAGCCCGCGGTGTGATGGACTCCACCAGCTCCACCACCACCACGGCCCTGGGCGGGATCTTCAAGTCCAATCCGGCCACCCGCGCCGAGTTCCTGCAAAAGAGCCGCTAA
- the rph gene encoding ribonuclease PH — protein sequence MRPGNRTPAQTRPITITRQFTAHAEGSVLVEFGETKVLCTASFTEGVPRFLKGQGQGWVTAEYGMLPRSTHTRMDREAARGKQSGRTQEIQRLIGRALRAAVDMKLLGENTLVIDCDVIQADGGTRTAAITGACVALVDALNWARGKGIIKANPLKFLIAAVSVGIHNGEAICDLEYVEDSAAETDMNVVMTETGKIIEVQGTAEGEPFSHEELLSMLELAKHGIREIIDVQKAALN from the coding sequence ATGCGTCCAGGTAATCGTACTCCGGCTCAAACCCGGCCCATCACCATCACCCGTCAGTTCACCGCCCATGCCGAAGGCTCGGTACTGGTGGAGTTCGGTGAGACCAAGGTGTTGTGCACCGCGAGCTTTACCGAGGGCGTACCCCGTTTCCTCAAGGGCCAGGGCCAGGGCTGGGTAACCGCCGAATACGGCATGCTGCCGCGTTCAACCCACACCCGCATGGACAGGGAAGCGGCCCGTGGCAAGCAGTCCGGTCGCACCCAGGAAATCCAGCGTCTTATCGGTCGCGCCCTGCGTGCAGCTGTGGATATGAAGCTGCTGGGTGAAAATACCCTGGTGATCGACTGTGACGTGATCCAGGCCGATGGCGGCACCCGCACCGCGGCCATTACAGGTGCCTGTGTGGCGCTGGTGGATGCCCTTAATTGGGCCCGCGGCAAGGGCATCATCAAGGCCAATCCCTTGAAGTTCCTGATCGCCGCCGTCAGTGTGGGCATTCACAATGGTGAGGCCATCTGCGATCTGGAATATGTGGAAGACAGCGCCGCAGAGACAGACATGAACGTGGTGATGACCGAGACCGGCAAGATCATCGAAGTGCAGGGTACCGCCGAGGGCGAACCCTTCAGCCACGAAGAGCTGCTCAGCATGCTGGAGCTGGCCAAGCACGGCATTCGCGAGATCATCGATGTGCAGAAGGCTGCACTGAACTGA
- the pepN gene encoding aminopeptidase N has product MKKSIIASTLTGLLLMQGCSSAPGQVATNTTEAVTQIAFAPRVQSDALEQGYAAQRSALISKVDYRLSVDFTLGDESFSGTSVITFDYKPLTTLPLTVDFYQGAVETILINGKPAEFTYSKWFIEIPSQQLADGHNRIEIRYRANYGNTGTGLHRFKDPEDNAVYLYTDFEPYDANRLFPHFDQPDLKATYLLDVKAPADWQVISNQRESRIDEQENTRHWQFKQTDRFSSYVFALHAGPFVQWQDKAGDVPLRLFARKSMAKYVKPEEWFEPTKKSFAFFNQYFDIHYPYHKYDQLMVPDFNSGAMENVGAVTFNESYISRGEKTLDARRNHANTIAHELAHMWFGNLVTMKWWDGLWLNESFATFMSNLALYKTEMFPGVWENYYSSTKQWAYGTDDSVTTHAIQLDVANTTEAFSNFDGITYGKGGSVLKQLWFYLGEDKFREGVSHYLKTHSEKNTQLADFIGALQHSSGVNLDAWSKEWLYTSGLNNIKVSYQCKDERISQFSLQQGHGEHDSTLRTQKTRIALFNEKAGKLTKTRVEDLIYRGANTDVSSLIGAPCPDMVYPNEGDFAYAKVILDEKSHQTLKTHINGVSDNYTRLMLWQSLIDGVNEAEITPMEYVDFAMANLPKEQDETIIALVVDGLEYANNVLWEARRQGKQVQEEITNVESFAWQQLKAAKPGSDLQKLWFNLYIGSVDSPSHWHTLLGFISGKEQLDGFTLDQDKRWRLVGMANRFLQGDYQRLLEEEKQRDNSDRGKLSALATEVSRPLVDVKAKWFSTIQNDAANLKLREQQFIMFSLFNNEHPELRTPYLDTIIDTIPKLNDSADDRFLVSYANAMLPSNCNHDDAELLGKLLNEWQGLKFPVVRSLKVKKERVERCIKIMDKIPG; this is encoded by the coding sequence ATGAAAAAATCTATTATCGCCAGCACCTTAACCGGACTTCTGTTGATGCAGGGATGCAGTAGTGCTCCTGGCCAGGTTGCAACCAACACCACTGAGGCTGTAACTCAAATAGCATTTGCGCCACGGGTGCAGTCCGATGCACTGGAACAGGGGTATGCGGCCCAACGCAGCGCCCTTATCAGCAAGGTCGATTACCGGTTATCCGTCGACTTCACCCTGGGCGATGAAAGTTTTTCCGGTACCAGTGTGATCACCTTTGACTATAAACCGCTGACAACATTGCCATTGACGGTGGATTTTTATCAGGGAGCCGTGGAAACCATACTCATCAACGGTAAGCCGGCCGAGTTTACTTATAGCAAATGGTTTATCGAAATCCCCTCGCAACAACTGGCTGATGGGCATAACCGCATCGAAATCCGCTACCGCGCCAACTATGGCAATACGGGTACCGGACTGCACCGTTTCAAAGATCCCGAAGATAATGCCGTCTACCTTTACACGGACTTTGAGCCCTACGATGCCAACCGCCTGTTCCCGCACTTTGACCAGCCCGATTTAAAAGCCACCTACCTGCTGGATGTGAAGGCGCCCGCCGATTGGCAGGTGATCTCCAACCAAAGGGAAAGCCGCATAGATGAACAAGAAAACACCAGGCATTGGCAATTTAAGCAAACCGACCGTTTTTCTTCATACGTGTTTGCACTGCACGCCGGTCCCTTTGTCCAGTGGCAAGACAAAGCCGGTGACGTACCCTTAAGACTATTTGCCCGCAAGAGCATGGCAAAGTACGTCAAGCCCGAGGAATGGTTTGAGCCGACCAAGAAGTCATTTGCCTTTTTCAATCAATATTTTGATATCCACTATCCCTACCATAAATACGACCAGCTGATGGTGCCCGATTTCAACTCCGGGGCCATGGAAAACGTCGGCGCAGTGACTTTCAATGAGAGCTATATCAGCCGCGGAGAAAAAACCCTTGATGCCCGCCGTAATCATGCCAACACCATAGCCCACGAACTGGCCCATATGTGGTTTGGCAATCTGGTGACCATGAAATGGTGGGATGGCCTGTGGCTCAACGAAAGCTTTGCCACCTTTATGTCCAACCTGGCGCTGTATAAAACCGAGATGTTCCCGGGAGTCTGGGAAAATTACTACAGCAGCACCAAGCAGTGGGCCTATGGGACCGACGATTCGGTCACCACCCACGCCATTCAACTCGATGTCGCCAATACCACCGAAGCCTTCTCCAACTTCGATGGTATCACCTATGGCAAGGGTGGCTCAGTGCTCAAGCAATTGTGGTTCTATCTGGGCGAGGACAAGTTCCGTGAGGGCGTCAGTCACTACCTGAAAACCCACAGCGAGAAAAACACCCAGTTGGCCGACTTTATCGGCGCGCTGCAACACAGTTCAGGGGTTAACCTCGATGCCTGGTCAAAGGAATGGCTCTACACTTCCGGACTTAACAACATCAAGGTCAGCTATCAGTGTAAAGATGAGCGTATCAGCCAATTCAGCCTGCAACAGGGCCACGGCGAGCACGACAGTACCCTGCGCACCCAAAAAACCCGTATTGCCCTCTTCAATGAAAAGGCCGGCAAACTCACCAAGACCCGGGTTGAAGATCTGATCTATCGGGGAGCCAATACCGACGTCAGTTCACTTATCGGCGCCCCCTGCCCGGATATGGTGTACCCCAACGAGGGCGACTTTGCCTATGCCAAGGTGATTCTTGACGAAAAGTCCCATCAAACCCTGAAGACACATATCAACGGTGTATCAGACAACTATACCCGCCTGATGCTGTGGCAAAGCCTGATTGACGGTGTCAATGAGGCAGAGATCACGCCCATGGAATATGTGGACTTTGCCATGGCCAACCTGCCCAAGGAACAGGACGAAACCATCATAGCCCTGGTGGTGGATGGTCTGGAGTATGCTAATAACGTTCTGTGGGAAGCTCGTCGCCAAGGCAAACAAGTACAAGAAGAAATCACCAATGTTGAAAGCTTCGCCTGGCAACAGCTTAAGGCTGCCAAGCCGGGTTCCGATCTGCAAAAGCTCTGGTTTAATCTGTACATTGGCAGCGTCGACAGTCCAAGCCACTGGCATACCTTGCTGGGCTTTATCAGCGGTAAGGAACAACTCGATGGCTTTACCCTGGATCAGGATAAACGTTGGCGCCTGGTTGGCATGGCGAACCGCTTCCTTCAAGGTGACTATCAGCGATTACTGGAGGAAGAGAAACAGCGCGACAATTCCGATCGGGGCAAGCTGAGCGCCCTGGCGACCGAGGTGTCGCGCCCTCTGGTCGATGTCAAAGCCAAGTGGTTCAGCACCATACAAAATGACGCGGCCAACCTCAAACTCAGGGAACAACAGTTCATCATGTTCTCGCTGTTCAATAACGAACACCCAGAACTGAGGACGCCCTATCTGGACACCATTATCGACACTATTCCCAAGCTTAACGACAGCGCCGATGATCGTTTCCTGGTGAGCTACGCCAATGCCATGCTGCCGTCCAACTGTAACCACGATGATGCTGAACTGCTCGGCAAATTGCTGAACGAGTGGCAGGGGCTTAAGTTCCCCGTGGTGCGCTCACTGAAAGTGAAAAAAGAGCGGGTGGAACGCTGTATAAAGATCATGGATAAGATCCCTGGTTAA